GCAAGAGGCTTTGCAAATTATTCGCGCCAACCCGTATTTAGAAAGCGTGCGTCAAAATCCGCATGTGCGTACGGCCGTGGCGGAAAATCCGTATCTCAAAAAAATCGCCAATGTTTTGTTGGCCGGCACAACCCCTGCTTCGACGGCAAAACCGGCCGCAACGCCTGCGGGAAACAAAAAAACCACAAAATAAATTTGTACACATAAAAAAAATTTGTTATACTATATGTGTTGAAGGTAAACAGATTTTTGCGGGCGTGGTTCAATGGTAGAACGCGACCTTGCCAAGGTTGAGACGAGAGTTCGATTCTCTTCGCCCGCTCCATTTAGACCCCGGGATTTCTCCGGGGTTTTTTCTTTTTATATTTCCCCTTTTTTCTACCGGGGAAATAGGGCCTAGAAAAATCATAGGTCCAATATTTTTATTCACTAGGCCCAAAGACCCTCGCAGAATTTTACCTAAAAAGCCATACTTTAAGTAAGAGAGGGACTTATGAAAAAAATTCTTTTTATTTTAATGGCTGTTTTGATGGTTGCTACGCTTAACGCCGCTCCGTTGCAAGAGGCGGCCCAATCGCGTCGTGCCAAGATGATTGAACGCTACTTGAAACAACGTCTTATGACCGCAGATGTTACAACTGCTTTGATTTCCGCTTCCAAAAACGGAGATGTAGAAGCCATTACCTCTTGGGCGGACAAAGCCACTCAAGGGGCTGCTTTATTGGGCACCGACAAATTCGGAAACAATGTTTTCCATGTAGCCAAAGATGCTTCCACCGTGCAGGCCTTGGCCGCAGCTGTAAGAACTCTTTATAAAAACGATTATGCTTCTAAAATCGCTCAATTGAAAAACCACCGCAATAAAGTAGGGGAAACCCCGCTGATGATGCATGTTGGGTATGGACGCACCGATACTTTTTACTTGTTCTATAACGGATCCGAGTTGGAAACCGCCGTTAAAAACGCGCAAGCGGTAGATAAAGGCGGCCTGTTGAGCGATGTAGCGCAAATTCGCAAAGGGGAAGTTCTCCGCTTGGCGCAAGATAACAGCGGACGCAATTTCTGCCAAGCTGCCCGTGACGGATTGGCCTACTACTCCAATTTACAAGAAGTGGTTGCCTTCTGCGCCCAAGAAACCCCTTACTTATAAGATTTCATCACAAATCCTAACCCTCCTGCACCTCCGGCTACCCTTCCGGAGGTGTTTTTTATATAAAAAACCCCCGGGTTGTTCCCGGGGGCGGTGTGTCTTATTTTTGCTTAACTAAAGAATTTTATGGAGTTCGGCAAAATAACATCTTCCATGACGGTCAATGCGAAAGAGTCTGTCATGCCCGCAATATAATCGGCGATGATGTCGTCTATTTGCGAAGGGTCTTCTTTGTATATGGTTTTCATGGACTTCATATAGTTTGCAAACCCGCGGGCCGTTTGTTTTCCTTCCCGTTCGTAGGCCGAATACTCAAAACCATAGCGCGCAAAAAGCGTACGGAAATAATCAAACAAATCGCGGATACATTTATCAATGGTTTCTTTGCGTTGGCGCATTTGTTCGTTGTGGTAAATGCGTTCGTAATTAAACCGTTTTAATTGAGAAATCAGTTCAAACTTTTCATCGGAAAAGCCGATAAAATCTCTGTCTTTGGAGTGGTTGATAAGATCCAAAGTAAGCGTGTTGATGATTTCCCCGTTGGAAGAGCCGATTTCTTCGCGCACTTTTTGCGGGATATCCTGCGTGGTGATAAGATCTGCCTTAATGGCATCTTCGATATCGCGTCCCAGATAGGCAATTTTATCGGATAATCGCACAATACAGCCTTCATAGGTAGAAGGCATTTGGTTGCGCCCTGTGATCTGTTCCAAATCGTTGGGTTTATCGGCCGGGCGCAAGCAGTTGTTGGCAAAATCTTCTCCGCAGTGGCAGATAATACCGTCCTTTACGGCAAAGGTTAAATTAAGCCCTTCTCCGTAGTTGGCCAAGTGTTCCACCACGCGATAACTGTTAATTTCATGCAGGAATCTTTTTCCTTTTAAGCAGGCATCAATGGCGCGTTCTCCTTCGTGCCCGAAGGGGGCGTGCCCAATGTCGTGCCCCAATCCGATGGCGTAGGCCATGTCTTCGCTTACTTGCCATTTCCCGCTTTTATTTAAGCCGCGGCAAATGGTGGCGGCAATCGTAGCCACATGGAGCACATGTTCAATGCGGGTGCAGATGTGGTCGTTGTTGGGAGCAAAAAAAACTTGTGTTTTGTGTTTTAAGCGTCTAAAAGGAAGGGAGTGGATTATTTTAGTTTGATCCCTAAAATACTCGTCTCTCAAATCCGGGTTATGCGCGTGGGTGCGCCTTAGGTAAATTTCGTCACTAAAAGGGTTTTTTATCATAAAATTATGATACCATAATATAGAAGGCCGCCGCACGGCCTTGCGGAGGAAATATGACTTGTAAACCCGTAGTTTATGCCGGAAGTTTTGATCCCGTTACCAACGGTCATTTGGATATTATCCGTCGGGCGAGTGCCGTTTTCGGTGCGGTGCGGGTGCTGGTGATTCCCAACGCAAACAAAACCCCTCTTTTTACGCTGGAAGAACGACGCAGTTTACTAGAGCAGGCACTTGTCGGGGAAAGAAATGTGGAAGTGGCAACCGTTACCAAGGGACTACTTACCGATTATATGAAGGCTCATAATCTTACGGTAATTGTTCGTGGCCTCCGCTCGGCGGCAGACTTGGAACACGAGCAGACCAATGCTTACTTTAACCGCCTTTTCTCTCCCGAAACGGAAACGGTTTTTCTGCCGGGAAAACCCGAAAATGCCTTTATCAGTTCTTCGGCTGTGCGCGAAGCCGTGCGCTATGGGGCCGATGTATCCGCATTAGTGCCCGTTTGTGTGGCTCAAGCCTTGGCAAAAAAAGAAGTCAAATAAAAACTATCGTCGGCAGACATTTTTTTCTAATCTAAAAGAACTACCCTAAAAATGGGCCTTTTATTCGGTTGAAGCCTAGGTTGTAAGTTTACTAAAATATAGGTGGAGACGGATAAAAGGAGATTGTATGTACTGTGCCAAATTAAAAAAATTTGCGTACCAGTGCGAACCCAAACGCTTAAAGCGCTTGAAGGGTGAGCTGTGTTTTTCCTTTTTTTCCATTATTCCTTCTCATTTGTACCCCAGTTGTAATCAATATAATCATGCTGTAAAAAATAGTAATAATCTGCAACATTTTGTAGTCCCGTTTTTGTATAGGGCCAAAAACCTAAGTAATATAGGTCTTTTGGCCCTGTTTTTTTGTCGGTTAAAATGGAATTATTAATATAAGAGGAGAATTATGAGAGCGCTAATATCGCTAGTACTTAGTTTTTGTATCATCTTCAGCAGCGTTACGCCTTCGTTTGCGCAACTGCTTCCCAAAGTGAGCAGAAGTGCAATCAAAGGGCTTAGCGGTGCCGGAAGCGTTTTGGGCAAAGGAACCGTCGCGTCCAGCAAGATTTCTTCCGGGGTATATGCGGCGCTTGCTCGTCAGCAACTGGCCGGAGTATTTACTAAAAGCAATATTGTTCCTACGGAATTGTTGCAACTTCCCGCCGCTGTGTTGCCTTCCCGCATTTTGTCTTATCCCGACCCGGTTATTCGCACGGAACTTTTACGAACCTCCTTTTTAACGCTCTCTTTAGGTCAAAACATTCCTGCCGAACAACTTACTCAAGCCCTGGGCCACTACAAAGCCTCTTTAGCCGAAGCCTCCTCTTCTTTCCAACAATTTTCTCAACAAGAAATGACCGCCCTTTTGATTGCGCATCGCACGCAAGATGCGGTGGCCCTGCAAAAAGCTGCTAAAGTTTCTGCGGCCTTAACGGATGCTAGTGCGATCGGTTTATTAGGTACGGCGGCCGATGCTCCGGCTTTGTTGGCTTTTTATAAATCTGCCGGCGAAACTATTTTCAAAGATGTGGCCGAAGTTATTACGGCTCGCGGTTTGCTGCGCCAAGGGGCTTATGAAGAATTATCCGCTTGGGCGGCTTCTCTCCCGGCGAAAGGCGTATTCTGGGAAGAATTAGCCGCTTATGCCAAAGCCAATAATCTCCCGGTAGAAATTGCAGTCGTCTCCGCTGAAACCGCGGCGGTGCCGGGCATGGCAAACTTCTTGGCAGAACAAGGCGAAATGGTCGCTTTGCACGCGGATATCAGCACCCAAGGCACTGCCAGATGGATGGAAATAGGCAAAACCCCGGTGGTTACCGAAGAAGCCGTTACCGTTACCAAAGCCGATCTTTCCTTCCGCTTACCCGAAATCAATTTATCTGCTCCTAATTTACAAGCCTCCCCGATGCAAGTGGCTCCTTCTGCTCAAGGAGAAGTTGAAGCGGTTGCTCAAGCCTCCTCCCCGCTTTCCCATACCCCTGCAGCTGTTTCCCCTGTGCAAACGGGTAATTTTCTGCAAAGAGGTTTCAATTCTTTAAGAAATTTATTCGGTACCCACTTCCAACCCATGAAAGCCTCCTTTGTTAAAGAAGGCGGCTCGGAACAGGCTTTACCGCTTGAATTAGATGTTTACAGCACCCGCAACAAACTGGGCTCTAAAGATTACGACAGAGTAACCTTCGTTTTTAACCCTAACTTCCAAAACGGTTATATCGCGGAGTTCCGCAATTCCCACACCCCCCAAACTATGGAACATTTCTTCTTAAAAATGGAATCTAACCAAGTGGGCATGTTGGTAAACTTGTTTGAAAAAACGGCCAAACCGGGTAGTAAACTTTTATTGAAGTTGGAACAAAAAGCCAATGTGGAATACCAAAGCATTCGTTTGCCCGTATATACTTGGGACGGCCGCGTCCTTCCCGTGGAAGTGGAAATGCCGATGAAAAGTTACATCGAAGGCGCTGATGTTATCATTATGAAAGACGGCACCTTCGGTTTCCGCGTACAAGATACCGATCGTGTAATTTCCTTGAGCGACCACTATGTTCGCTTGCCGAAACACCAACTTTCCAACTTTGTTCATGCGATTGAAAACTCTCCGGTGAAATTCAAATTGACGGTTCTTCCTACGCATGACCGTACCACTTTAATTACGCGTGACACTTCTCTTACCAACCCGAGTTTGAACAAAACCTACGGTTCCGTAGTGCACAAAACATTGGGAATTTCTCCCTCTACCGCTACCGGGCTTATGTTCACTATCGGGTATGTAATGCCGGGTTTTGCTTCCTTGCTTACTCCCGCCCTTAAGAAATACGGGGAAAAGAACCTGATGTTGGTGGCTATGGGTATGTCCACTATGGCCGGTGTGTTGGCTACGGCCGGCGGCTTCTGGGGTATGGTAGAAGGCATGACCTTGGGCCCCATACAAAAAGGTTTATTCATCACGGCTCTTTTCTTGATGAGCGGTTCCAGCATCTTAAAACAATTGGTATCTAACATGCTTATTCGTGCCAACCGCGGACAAGTAGTGTTGGACAATGTAGGCGCAACCGCCAAGAAAGTACAAGGCGAAACGGCTGCTTTAGAGAAAATGACTTTCTCTACCTTAAAAACTCGTTTCAAAGATTTCTTTACTAAAAAATCGGATGTAACCTTGAAAGACATTGTGCTCTACAACTTGTCCTTTGTGTATAAAAACGTGGGCACGTTGGCTTTCTTGGCCTCTCCGTACTTGATTAACGAAGCCATTAGACTTACCACCGGGGTCAACCTGGGCTTGGACTTCTCCCTCAGTTTCCCCATCTTCGCTTTGTATAGTGCCGGAGTTACCTGGAATGTGTGGCGCTCCAAAATGAGAGATGCCTACTCCGCCAAAAACCTTTCCCAAAGCCAAGTGGCTTTAGACAAGGCTTTGAACTCTGCGGTGGATAAGTTGGTTGCGGAAGGAGGCAATGTTTCTTCCCAAACGATTGATGCCGTTTCCCGCTCGTTAAAAGAAGGGATGGACGATGTTTCCTTTGCCGCTATCAAATTGGATACGAATTTAGGCAAAAAAGACGCTTATACGAAATTGAAAGGCGAAGTATTACCTGCCTTGGAAGGTAAACTCGTAGAAAAAGGTTTGCCGGCTGCCCAAGCCAAAGAAATCACCGAAAAAGTGGCCTCCTCTATCCATGTTCAAGAAAATGTATTGGGTAACATGGCTAAAATGATGAAGGCTCCGGGCGTGTTGTCCTTAACCTCCGCCATGACTTTAGCCACTGTACACGAGTTCGTACTTTCCAGTTCCTTCGCCGGCGCAATGAAACAATTGATTCCGGCCGGAGAACTCGGTAACTTTATTATCGCCGCCACTCTGTACTTGCCGCTCATCATCGGTCGTTTGGGTGGTAACGTAATCAGCAAACGCATCAGTTCCGGCAGTATGTATCTCTTCTGCTCCGCCTTGTCTGCCTTGGGGACGATGATGATGATTGGTGCGGGTAATTCTATCCCGATGACCATTGCCGGTGCGGCCACCGCCAGTTTGGGCGTAGGGAACTTCTTTACTCAAATGTACGATTACATTATGAAGAAATATCCCGCCCAAAACCGCGAACTTTCTTCTATCTTGGCCTTGACGATGGGTATTGCCGGGTTGATGGCTCTGCCGGCTTCCTACTTCGCCGGTATCATCCCCGGAGCGGACTTGCTCTATGCCGCAGGTTGTTTGGGTGCCAGTTTGGTGCTTACCCCGGGCATGATGGCGAACTCCTCCTTCGTTAAAGTAGCCAAAAACGAGTGGAGCAACTTAAAGACTGCCGTAAAGAATTTCTTTAAGCGCGGCAATAAAAACGGCCCGGGCAATTTGGACGGTGCCGCCCCTGTTCAATAAAATTTCAGTACAATAAAAAACCCCGGAATTTATCCGGGGTTTTTTTTGGTTTCTTTTTATTATTCCAAGAAGTGATTGCGTCCGCTGATAATAGATTCGGCCCGCATTAAAGACAGGTCAATGTTTTTACAAATATGGTCGGTTCCTATCTTTTCTACGAATCCGTATTTATCCAGCGTTTTTAATACATGCTTTTGTACATGGGAAAGCACCAAC
The DNA window shown above is from Elusimicrobium sp. and carries:
- a CDS encoding HD domain-containing protein codes for the protein MIKNPFSDEIYLRRTHAHNPDLRDEYFRDQTKIIHSLPFRRLKHKTQVFFAPNNDHICTRIEHVLHVATIAATICRGLNKSGKWQVSEDMAYAIGLGHDIGHAPFGHEGERAIDACLKGKRFLHEINSYRVVEHLANYGEGLNLTFAVKDGIICHCGEDFANNCLRPADKPNDLEQITGRNQMPSTYEGCIVRLSDKIAYLGRDIEDAIKADLITTQDIPQKVREEIGSSNGEIINTLTLDLINHSKDRDFIGFSDEKFELISQLKRFNYERIYHNEQMRQRKETIDKCIRDLFDYFRTLFARYGFEYSAYEREGKQTARGFANYMKSMKTIYKEDPSQIDDIIADYIAGMTDSFALTVMEDVILPNSIKFFS
- the coaD gene encoding pantetheine-phosphate adenylyltransferase, which encodes MTCKPVVYAGSFDPVTNGHLDIIRRASAVFGAVRVLVIPNANKTPLFTLEERRSLLEQALVGERNVEVATVTKGLLTDYMKAHNLTVIVRGLRSAADLEHEQTNAYFNRLFSPETETVFLPGKPENAFISSSAVREAVRYGADVSALVPVCVAQALAKKEVK